The following coding sequences are from one Ramlibacter henchirensis window:
- the ffh gene encoding signal recognition particle protein translates to MASALSDKLSRLVKEMRGQARITEANVQDMLREVRMALLEADVALPVVRDFIARVKDKAMGHEVVGSLNPGQALVGIVNRELVATMGEGVSDINLAAQPPAVILMAGLQGAGKTTTTAKLAKHLIEKRRKKVLTVSGDVYRPAAIEQLRTVTKQAGAEWFPSSPEQKPLDIARAALDHARKQYFDVLLVDTAGRLAIDEVLMREIRDLHAALNPVETLFIVDAMQGQDAVNTAKAFREALPLTGIILTKMDGDSRGGAALSVRQITGAPIKFAGVSEKIDGLEVFDAERHAGRILGMGDIVALVEQVTAGVDMQAAQKLAAKVKSGEGFDLNDFLAQIQQMKQMGGLSTLMEKMPSQIQAKAGQVDMDKAERDIRRKEGIICSMTPAERRKPDIIKATRKRRIAAGAGVHVQEVNRLLNEFEQMQGMMKKMKGGGLMKMMKRMGAMGGKGGVPKLPF, encoded by the coding sequence ATGGCCTCCGCCCTCTCCGACAAACTCTCCCGCCTGGTCAAGGAAATGCGCGGCCAGGCGCGCATCACCGAAGCCAACGTGCAGGACATGCTGCGCGAGGTGCGCATGGCCCTGCTCGAGGCCGACGTCGCCCTGCCGGTGGTGCGCGACTTCATCGCGCGCGTGAAGGACAAGGCGATGGGCCACGAGGTGGTGGGCTCGCTCAATCCCGGCCAGGCGCTGGTGGGCATCGTCAACCGCGAGCTGGTCGCCACGATGGGCGAGGGCGTGTCCGACATCAACCTGGCCGCGCAGCCGCCGGCCGTGATCCTGATGGCCGGCCTGCAGGGCGCGGGCAAGACCACCACCACGGCCAAGCTGGCCAAGCACCTGATCGAGAAGCGCCGCAAGAAGGTGCTGACCGTCTCCGGCGACGTCTACCGCCCCGCGGCCATCGAGCAGCTCAGGACCGTGACGAAGCAGGCCGGGGCCGAGTGGTTCCCGAGCTCGCCGGAGCAGAAGCCGCTGGACATCGCGCGCGCCGCGCTGGACCACGCGCGCAAGCAGTACTTCGACGTGCTGCTGGTCGACACGGCCGGCCGCCTGGCGATCGATGAAGTGCTGATGCGGGAGATCCGCGACCTGCATGCCGCGCTCAACCCTGTCGAGACGCTGTTCATCGTCGACGCGATGCAGGGCCAGGACGCGGTCAACACCGCCAAGGCCTTCAGGGAAGCGCTGCCGCTCACCGGGATCATCCTGACCAAGATGGATGGCGACTCGCGCGGCGGCGCGGCGCTGTCGGTGCGGCAGATCACCGGTGCGCCGATCAAGTTCGCGGGCGTGTCCGAGAAGATCGACGGCCTGGAGGTGTTCGATGCCGAGCGCCACGCCGGGCGCATCCTGGGCATGGGCGACATCGTGGCCCTGGTCGAACAGGTCACGGCCGGCGTCGACATGCAGGCCGCGCAGAAGCTCGCGGCCAAGGTCAAGAGCGGCGAGGGCTTCGACCTCAACGATTTCCTGGCCCAGATCCAGCAGATGAAGCAGATGGGCGGCCTGTCCACGCTGATGGAGAAGATGCCCTCGCAGATCCAGGCCAAGGCCGGCCAGGTCGACATGGACAAGGCCGAGCGCGACATCCGCCGCAAGGAAGGGATCATCTGCAGCATGACCCCGGCCGAGCGCCGCAAGCCCGACATCATCAAGGCCACCCGCAAGCGCCGCATCGCCGCCGGCGCTGGCGTCCATGTCCAGGAAGTCAACCGCCTGCTCAACGAGTTCGAGCAGATGCAGGGGATGATGAAGAAGATGAAGGGCGGCGGGCTGATGAAGATGATGAAGCGGATGGGCGCAATGGGCGGAAAAGGCGGGGTTCCCAAACTCCCGTTCTGA
- a CDS encoding PP0621 family protein: MMKFLLVLAVLVIAWLVWRSGRERDREDAPAAAPPAGGTPALPQDMVRCPVCAVHLPRPDALPGSSGRLYCCAEHRRDGGN; this comes from the coding sequence ATGATGAAGTTCCTGCTGGTGCTCGCCGTGCTGGTGATCGCCTGGCTGGTATGGCGCTCGGGGCGCGAGCGCGACCGCGAGGATGCCCCGGCGGCCGCCCCGCCCGCCGGCGGCACCCCGGCGCTGCCGCAGGACATGGTGCGCTGCCCCGTGTGCGCGGTGCACCTGCCCCGGCCGGACGCCTTGCCGGGTTCGAGCGGCCGGCTCTACTGCTGCGCCGAACACCGGCGCGACGGCGGCAACTGA
- a CDS encoding cytochrome C assembly family protein has protein sequence MILASGSMTGAVLSLAAAAAYAVPAAASARLSQRAARWALVLAWALHALVLGWTLLGDPPRFGFAPALSVTAWLVLTVYGVERELFPQLQARWALAGLGSAAVLLALVFPGTPMHASTPLLPLHLALGIASYGLFAAAVVHAWLMRRTEQMMRQAAEPQAGLPLLTLERLTFRFAAAGFVLLSATLLAGLLFGESLYGRAWRWDHKTIFSVLAWFAFALLLLGRARFGWRGRTAVRVLYTGSLLLLLAYVGSRFVLEVVLRSNA, from the coding sequence ATGATTCTAGCGAGTGGCTCCATGACGGGCGCCGTGCTGTCGCTGGCCGCGGCGGCGGCCTACGCCGTCCCGGCCGCGGCGTCCGCACGCCTGAGCCAGCGCGCCGCGCGCTGGGCGCTGGTGCTCGCCTGGGCGCTGCACGCGCTGGTGCTGGGCTGGACGCTGCTGGGCGACCCGCCGCGATTCGGCTTCGCGCCCGCCCTGTCCGTCACGGCGTGGCTCGTTCTGACGGTCTATGGCGTGGAGCGCGAACTGTTCCCGCAATTGCAGGCACGGTGGGCGCTGGCGGGCCTGGGTTCGGCGGCGGTGCTGCTCGCCCTGGTCTTTCCGGGCACGCCGATGCACGCGTCGACGCCGCTGCTGCCGCTGCACCTGGCGCTGGGCATCGCCTCTTATGGTCTCTTCGCCGCGGCGGTGGTCCATGCATGGCTGATGCGCCGCACCGAGCAGATGATGCGGCAGGCCGCCGAGCCGCAGGCCGGGCTGCCGCTGCTCACGCTGGAGCGCCTCACCTTCCGCTTCGCCGCCGCGGGCTTCGTGCTGCTGTCGGCCACGCTGCTGGCCGGCCTGCTGTTCGGCGAATCGCTCTACGGGCGCGCGTGGCGCTGGGACCACAAGACGATCTTCTCGGTGCTGGCCTGGTTCGCGTTCGCGCTGCTGCTGCTCGGGCGCGCCCGCTTCGGCTGGCGCGGACGCACCGCGGTGCGCGTGCTCTATACCGGCTCGCTGCTGCTGCTGCTGGCGTACGTGGGCTCGCGCTTCGTGCTGGAAGTGGTCCTGCGGAGCAACGCATGA